The DNA sequence ACGCGCCCCGGCGCAGATGCGCGACGGCCGAGGGCAGCGTGACCGCGGTGAGCCGGTCCACCCCGTCGGCGGCCAGCGCCAACTGGCGCACCGCCCGGGCGGCGTTGGCCGCCGATCCCCGCGCGCGCTGCTCGCTGGCGCCCGTCTCCACGCCGAAGGCGTGCAGCACACGCCGCAGTTGCGGGTCCTTGGGCGGGGTCGCGGTGGCGAGCGCGTCGTCGGGCGCCTCACCGTCCCGCAGCCGCTTGACCAGCGACGGCAGCGTGACGTTCACCAGATGGGAGGCGTCGGCCGTCAGCCCGTCCGCGCGTGAGCGGAGCGTGCGCAGCTCGGCGCCGGCGGCGTCGGCGGCGGCCCGTTCGCGGCGTACCGCCAGCGTCGCGGCGACCGCGGCGGCGGCCAGGAGCAGCCAGGCGGCACCGGCGGTGGCCGAGACCCAGGGGCCGGCCCCGTCCGGCGCGGCGAGGCTCACGGCGACGCCCGCGACGGCGGCCGAGGCCAGGGCGGCGGAGGGCGCCGCGACGGGCAGCGGCCGATGCGCACGGCCTCTGCGGGGCTGGGATGAGGCTGAGACTGACATTCCGCGATCCCTCGCTGCTCGAGTGCGGCACGTGCACGAAGTGGAGGGCGGCCGATCGGCGCACAGCGGCCGTCCGCATGTCACGGACCCCACCGCGATGGGGAGTTGACGCGATCACCGGTAGTGATCACCCGTGTTCATGCGGTGCTCATGCTAGTCACGGGCGTCACAGGCGACGCCCGAAGCACGGGCACTGTCCACAGAACGGTGGAGTTGCGCCCGAAGTCGCGCGCGGGGGCGCGCGGACGTGATAGGTGCGCGCCCCGCCGGGCGCCGCCCGCAGGGGCGGGCCGGCCCCGGCGGGCGGCGCGCGCGGGCACCGGCCGCAGCGGTTCGCGGGCACCCGCCGGAGGAGTTCGCGGGCACCCGCCGGAGGGGTTCGCGGGCACCGGCCGGAGGGGTTCGCGGGCACCGGCCGGCGGGGTGAGCTGGGGTGAACGTCACAGGCCTGCCCGCCGGTCCGCCGGGCGGCGGCCGACTACCGTGAGCGGGTGCCCACGAACCGCGACACCCCGGCCAGCTTCGGCGCCTGGCGCCGCCGCGTCCTCGCGCGCGCCGTCCACCGCGGGTGGCGGTGGGTGCAGGAGGCCGGTTCCGTCACCGCCGAGCATCCCGGGCGGCTCCGCTTCCGGCGGCTCGGCCACGGCACCCGGCTGGCCTTCCCGCAGGGGACCGTCTTCGGCGAGCCGTGGATCGAGCTCGGCTCCCACTGCATCATCGCGGAGCAGGTGACGCTCACGGCCGGCATGATGCCCGGGCTCGACCTCGGGCCCGACCCGATCCTGACCCTGGGCGACGGCGTGGTGCTCGGGCGCGGCAGCCATGTCATCGCCGACACCCGGGTGACCATCGGCTCGGACACCTACTGCGGGCCGTACGTCTACATCACGTCCACGAACCACAGTTACGACGACCCGGGGCAGCCGGTCGGCAAGCAGTGGCCGCGCGCCGAGCCGGTCGAGATCGGGCCCGGCTGCTGGCTCGGCACCGGCGCGGTGATCCTCCCCGGGGCGCGGCTCGGCCGCAACGTGGTGGTCGCCGCCGGCGCGGTCGTCCGCGGCGAGGTCCCCGACCACGCGGTGGTCGCCGGGGCGCCCGCCCGTGTGGTGCGCAGCTGGGACCCGGTCGACGGCTGGCGCCCGCCGCTGCGCACACCGGCCCCCGTGCCGATCCCCGAGGGCGTGACGCCCGAGCAGCTCCTGGCGCTCGCGGACCTGGACGAGGTCTGACGCACCACGCGCCCGGGCCGCCGTGCCCAGGGAGGCCCCGGCCGCCGTGCCCGAGCGGCGGCGCGCACCCGGGCCGGAGCACCCGGGCCCGACGCTGTTAGCGTGCGCCGCATGCGCGCACCCATCGGAGCCTTCGACGACGCCACGCCCGCCCCCGACCGCCTCGACCTGCTGATCGAGCCGGTCGCCGCGGCGGTCCGCGACTGGCACGGCGACGTCCCCGCCGAGGACCTGCTCCACGTCGACACCGACCCGGCGATCGCCGACACGGCCGTCTTCACCGAGCACTACGGACGCGACCTGCTGGACGTGTCGGCGAACTGCGTGATCGTGGCGGGCAAGCGCGCGGGCGAGACCACGACGGCCGCCTGCCTCGTGCTCTCCCGCACCCGCGTCGACGTCAACGGCGCCGTCCGCCGCCACCTCGGGGCGCGCAAGGCCTCGTTCGCGTCCATGGAGGCCGCCACCGGCGGGACGGGCATGGAGTACGGCGGGATCACCCCCATCGGGCTCCCCGCCGGCTGGCCGCTGCTGGTCGACGCGGCGGTCGCCGCCACGGAGTGGGTGCTGATCGGCAGCGGCCGCAGGCGCGGCAAGCTGATCGTGCCCGGCCGGACCTTCGAAGGGCTGCCGGGCGCGGTGGTCGTCGAGGGCCTGGGCGTCTGACGCCCGGGCCCGCCGGGTCAGCCCAGCCGCGGGATCTCGATTGCCGGGCAGCGGTCCATCACCATGTCGAGACCGGCCTCCCGGGTACGGGCGTACGCCTCCGGGTCGACCACGCCGAGCTGGAACCACACGGCCTTCGCACCGGCCGCGACCGCCTCGTCGGCGACCTGCCCGGCGAGGTCGGAGTTCACGAACACGTCCACCACGTCGACGGGGAACGGGATGTCGGCGAGCGAGGCGTAGCCCTGCTCGCCGTGCACCGTCGCGGCCTTCGGATGCACCGGCACCACCCGCTTGCCGAAGCGCTGGAGGATCTGCGCGACGCCGTACGCGGCGCGCGACCGGTTGTCCGACAGGCCCACCACCGCCCAGGTGTCGCCCGTGGTGGTGAGGATGCGGCGGATCGTCTCGTCGTCTGCGTACATGCCCGGCACAACCGGGCTCCGGCGCCCGGCATTCCCCTGTGGCCGGAGCGCGCCGGAGCGCCGCATAGGGTGGCGGGATGCAGGACCAGTACCGGACGGTCGCCCGCGAGGGCGTCCACGAGACCGAGATCAACCGCTCGCGCTTCCTCTGCTCGCTCGCGCCCGCGGCCACCGAGGAGGAGGCCCAGGCGTTCGTCGCCCGCGTCCGCGCGCAGCACCCCGCCGCCACCCACAACTGCTTCGCCTACGTGGTCGGAGCGGACGCCTCCGTGCAGCGGGCGAGCGACGACGGCGAGCCCGGCGGCACGGCCGGGGTGCCCATGCTCCAGATGCTCCTGCGGCGCGAGGTCCGCTACACGGCGGCGGTCGTCACCCGGTACTACGGCGGGGTCAAGCTCGGCGCGGGCGGACTGATCCGCGCCTACGGAGGCGTGGTCGGCGAGGCGCTGGACACCCTCGGCACCGTGGTCCGCACCCGGTTCCGGATCGTCCGGGTCACCGTCGACCACCAGCGCGCCGGCAAGGTGGAGAACGACCTGCGGGCCACCGGCCGCGACGTGCGCGGCGTCACCTACGCCGGCCGGGTCACCATCGAGGTCGGCCTGCCCGACGCCGAGGTGGACGCCCTCCGCGCCCACCTCGCCGACGTCACCGCGGGCACGGCGGTGGTGGAACTCGGCGGCGAGGCGTACGGCGATGCCTGAGACGCCCGATCCCGCCCGCGGTGTCCGACCCCGCGGATACGCTCACCGATCATGAGACTCCTGCACACGTCGGACTGGCACCTGGGGCGCTCGCTGCACCGGGTGAGCATGCTCGACGCCCAGGCCGCCTTCCTCGACCACCTGGTGGCCGCCGTCCACGAGCACGAGGCCGACGCCGTCCTCGTAGCCGGTGACGTGTACGACCGCGCCGTGCCGCCGCTCGCCGCCGTCGAGCTGTTCGACCGCGCGCTCCACCGGCTCGCGGCCGCCGGGGTCCCGACGGTGATGATCTCCGGGAACCACGACTCCGCCCGCCGCCTCGGCGTCGGCTCCGGCCTGATCGAGCGGGCCGGCATCCATCTGCGCACCGACCCGGCCGGCTGCGCCACCCCCGTGCTGCTCTCCGACGAACACGGCCCCGTCGCCTGCTACGGCCTGCCCTATCTCGAACCGGCCCTGGTCAGGGAGCGCCTCGGTGCCGAGCGCACCGCCCACGAGGCGGTGCTCGCCGCCGCGATGGAGCGGGTGCGGGAGGACCTCGCCGGCCGGGCGCCCGGCACCCGCTCCGTCGTCCTCGCCCACGCCTTCGTCGCCGGCGGCGAGGAGAGCGACAGCGAACGGGACATCACCGTCGGCGGGGTCGCCGCCGTCCCGGCCGGGGTCTTCCACGGCGTCGACTACGTCGCCCTCGGCCACCTCCACGGCGCCCAGACCGTCACCGACCGGATCCGCTACTCCGGCTCCCCGCTCGCCTACTCGTTCTCCGAGGCGGCCCACCGCAAGACGATGTGGCTGATCGACCTGGACGCGCGGGGCGAGGTGACGGCCGAGCGGATCGACTGCCCGGTGCCCCGGCCGCTCGCCCGGCTCCACGGCACGCTCGGCGAACTGCTCGACGACCCGCGGCTCGCACGCCACGAGACGTCGTTCGTCGAGGCCACCCTCACCGACGCGGTGCGCCCCGCCGACCCGATGGCCCGGCTCGCCGCACGCTTCCCGCACACCCTCAGCCTCGTCTTCGCCCCGGAGCGCGCCCCCGAGGACGGCACCGCCTCCTACGCGCAGCGCCTCAGCGGGCGGTCCGACCAGCAGATCGCGGAGGACTTCGTGGCCCACGTCCGCGGCGGCAGCGGGCCCGACGGCGACGAACGGGCCGTGCTGCACGGCGCGTTCGACGACGTCCGGGTGGACGCCGGGGTGCGCGAGGTGGCCGGGTGAGGCTGCACCGGATGTCCGTCACGGCCTTCGGGCCGTTCGGCGCCACCCAGGAGATCGACTTCGACGCCCTCTCCAAGGCGGGCCTCTTCCTGCTCCACGGCCCCACCGGCGCGGGCAAGACCTCCGTGCTGGACGCCGTCTGCTTCGCCCTGTACGGCGCCGTCCCCGGCGCCCGCCAGAGCCCCGGCACCTCCCTGCGCAGCGACCACGCCGAGGTGCGCACCCCCACCGAGGTGACCCTCGAACTCACCCTCGGCGAGCGCCGGCTGGAGATCACCCGCCACCCCGCGCAGCCCCGCCCCAAGGCACGCGGCACCGGCTTCGTCACCGAACGGGCCCGCAGCAGGCTGCGCGAGTACGACTCCGCGACCGGGCAGTGGAAGGCCCTGAGCACCTCCCACCAGGAGATCGGCGAGGAGATCACCCAGCTCATCGGCATGAGCCGGGAGCAGTTCTGCCAGGTCGTCCTGCTGCCCCAGGGCGACTTCGCCCGCTTCCTGCGCGCCGACGCCGAGGCCCGCGGCCGGCTCCTCGGCCGGCTCTTCGACACCCGCCGCTTCGCCGCCGTGGAGGAGCGCCTCGCCGAACTGCGCCGCGGCGCGGAACAGCAGGTGCGCACCGGCGACGAGCGGCTGCTCGCCGTCGCCCACCGGATGGAACAGGCCGCGGCGGGCTCCGCGGGCGACTGGCCCGCCCCCGACCGGCAGCCGGGCGACCCCGGACTGGCCGGTGCCGTCCTCCAGTGGGCCGCCGTGGCCCGGGCCGGCGCCCGCGAGGAACGGGACGTCGCCGAGGCGCGCGCCGATGCGGCCGGGGAGCGGCACACCGCCGCCCGCCACGCCCTCGACGCCGCACGCGAACGCGCCCGCCTCCAGCAGCGGTACGCCGAGACCCGGCGGCGCGCCGACGCCCTGGAGGAGGCACGCCCCCGCCACGACGCCCTCGCCGCCGAGACGGACCGGGCCCGCCGCGCGGACCGGGTGCTGCCCGCCCTCCGCCTGCGCGACGAGGCCGCACGCGCCCACCGGGCCGCCCTCACCGGCCGTGAACGGTCCCGCGCGGGGCTGCCCGACGACCTGGCCGGCGCGGACGCCGAGCGGCTCACCGCCCGGGAGCACGCCCTGCGCGGCGAACTGGGCGCCCTGGAGTCCGCCCGCAGGGCGGAGCGGCGCAGCGCCGAGATCACCCGCGAGCGCGCCGAGACCGACCGCCAGGCCCGTGCCGACGAGGACGCCCTGCACGAGGCGTCGGCCTGGCTTGACGGCTGGGAGGCCCGGCGCGGCCGCCACACCGCGCGCATCACCGCCGCGCAGGAGGCGGCCACCCGGGCCGAGCACCTCGCCGGCCGTCTGGCGCCCGCCCGCGACCGCCTCGCCGCCGCCTGCGAGCGCGACGAACTCGCCGCCCGCGCCGAGCGCGCCGAGGCGAGGCTGCGCACCGCGCACACCGGCGTCAACGAGGCGCGGGCGCACTGGCTCGACCTGAAGGAACGCCGGCTGCGCGGCATCGCCGCCGAGATCGCCTCGGCCCTGGAGCCCGGCGCGCCCTGCGCCGTCTGCGGCTCGGCCGAACACCCGGCCCCCGCCCGCGCGGAGGCCGGCCATGTGGACCGCGCCGCCGAGGAGGCGGCCTACGAGGCGAGCGTCCGGGCCGAACAGACCCGCGCGGCCGCCGAACGCGAACTGGCCGTCACCCGCGAGTCCCACACCACGGCCGCCCTCCGCGCCCGCGCACCCGTCCCGTCGGGTGCCGCACCCGGCCCGGCGGCGCCGGACGGCGACGACACCAAGGCCCGCCTCGCGCCCGCGACGGCGGCCCGCTCCGCGTCCGGCGGGTCGGGGATCCCGCACGCCTTGGGCGAGGCGGACGCCGGGCGGATGTCCGGGCAGGACGGCATGGTGCGGGGCCGGGGTGCCTCCGGCGGGGCGGAGGGCGATCGCGCGCCCGCGACGGCGGCCCGCTCCGCGTGCGGCGCGTCGGCGGTCCCGCACGCCTTGGGCGAGGCGGACGCCGGGCGGATGTCCGGGCAGGACGGCATGGTGCGGGACCGGGGTGCCTCCGGCGGGGCGGAGGGCGATCGCGCGCCCGCGACGGCGGCCCGCTCCGCGTCCGGCGCGTCGGCGGTCCCGCACGCCTTCGGCGAGGCGGACGCCGGGCAGGATCCCGGGGCCGCCGAGGCGGCGCCGGACGGCACGGAGGCCCGCCTCGCGCCTGCGGCGGATGCACCCGACGGCGGCGGGGACGGGGTGGCGCGTTCGCGGGTGGTTGCGGGGGAGGGGCGGGAGCGTGCCGGGGTGCCCGGGCCGCGGGAGGGGGACGTGGATCCCGCCGTGGACGATCTGCGGGCCGCGGTCGCCGAGCTGGAGCGCCGGCACGCCGAGGCGCACCGCACCGCCGCCGGGATGCACGACGCGCGGGAGGCGCTGGAGCGGGGCGAGCGGGAGCACCGGGAGCGGCTGGAGGCCCGCAGGGCCGCCGAGCGGTCGATCGCCGCGCGCCTCTCGCGCCGTGAGGCGATCGACCAGGAGCAGGCCGCCATCGAGGACGAGCTCGCCCGGGCGCGCGGCGGGGCCGCGAGCGTCGCCGACCACGCAGCGCGGCTGGAGCGCCGCATCGGCCTGCTCGCCGCGGCGGCCGAGGCCCTGCGGCAGCTCGGCACGGCGGAGCAGCGGCTGGCGGAAGCCGGGGAACGGCTCGCCGACGCGGCCCGCGACGCCGGTTTCGCGACCGTCGACGACGCCGCGGACGCCGTCCTCGACGAGCGTGCGCGGCGCGAGGCCGAGGCGGGCGTCGAGTCGTGGCGCACCGAGGCCGCGGCCGTCGCCGAGCGGCTGGCCGAGGACGACGCCCGCGCGGCCGCCGGTCTGCCCGCGGCCGCGCCGGAGGCCGCCGCGGCCCTCGCGGCGGCCGCCGAACGCGAGTCGCGCGAGGCCGCTGCCGCGCTCGCCGCCGCCCGGGAGCGCTGCGCGGCGCTGGACCGCCTCTCGGCGGGGGCGGCGGAGGAGGTCCGCGGGCTCGGCCCGCTGCGCGAGCGCTACGACCGGGTGGCGCGGCTGGCCGGCCTCACGGCCGGCACCTCGGCCGACAACGAACGCAAGATGCGCCTGGAGTCCTACGTCCTGGCGGCCCGGCTGGAACAGGTCGCCGCGGCCGCCACCGTGCGCCTCCAGCGGATGTCGTCCGGGCGGTACACCCTGGTCCACTCCGACGCCCGCGCCGGCGGACGGCGGGCCGGACTCGGGCTGCACGTGGTGGACGCCTGGACGGGCCGGGAGCGCGACACCGCCACCCTCTCCGGCGGGGAGACCTTCTTCGCCTCACTGGCGCTCGCCCTCGGCCTCGCGGACGTGGTGACCGACGAGGCGGGCGGCACCCGGCTCGACACCCTCTTCGTCGACGAGGGCTTCGGCAGCCTCGACGAGCAGACCCTCGACGAGGTGCTCGACGTCCTGGACTCGCTGCGCGAACGCGACCGGAGCGTGGGGATCGTCAGCCATGTCGGCGACCTGCGCCGCCGGATCCCCGTCCAGCTCGAAGTGGTCAAGGACCGGTCCGGGTCGGCCGTCCGGCTGCGGACGGGGGACGTGCTCGCCGACTGACCGCCCGGCCCCGCCCGTCGGCCCCGCCCGGGGAACCCGCCCAGGCCCCCGGTCCGTTCCCGGGCGGGAGCGGCCGCCCCCGATCGGCGGGCGGGCTCAGCGGCTGATCGCGCGGCTCGGCAGCGGGGAGGAGTACACCACGCTGGTGGTCACCGAACCGAGGCCGCCGATCTTGCCGGACACCTCCTCCAGGTGCCGCATCGAGCGGGCGGTGACCTTCAGCACGAAGCAGTCGTCGCCCGTGACATGGTGCGCCTCCACGATCTCCGGCGTGGTGTCCAGCAGGTCGTGGAACGGCTTGTAGTTGCCCGTCGGATACCGCAGCCGCACCAGGGCCATGATCGGCAGACCGAGCCGCTCGGGATCCACGACGGCCGTGTACCCCTTGATCACCCCGGCCTCCTCCAGCCGGCGCACCCGCTCGGTGACGGCGCTCGCCGACATCGAGACCTCCTTGGCGAGCTCGGTGAAGCTCGCCCTGCCCTGGGCCTGCAGTGCCCCGAGAATGCGCCAGTCGGTGGCGTCCGGTGAATATCCGCTCATGGGGCAGGGATAGCAGGGATTTCCCCGGCGGATCAAGCCGGACCCCGGGGAAACTCTCTTCAGCGGTCGGGCGGGCGGCCATAGATTTCAGGTCATGAACAGCACCCGGAACACCGCCGCCGCGACCGTCGCCCCCAACCCCGTCCTGCGCGTCCCGCCCGCCTCGCCCGCCGCCGCGGCGGCGTACTTCGGGGCGAGTCTCGCCTTCCACGCCGATGTCTCCGACGTGGCCGCCGCCCTCGCCTCGGGCGGCGACCCCGGCTTCGTCGTGGTCGACTCCCGTTCCACCGAGTCCTGGGACCAGGGGCACGTCCCCGGGGCGGTCCACCTGCCGACGGCGCTCGTTCCCGAACAGGCGGAGCACCTGCTGGACCGGTCGGTGCCGGTGGTCACCTACTGCTGGGGCCCGGGCTGCAACGGGGCGACCCGGTCCGCCCTCGCCCTCGCCGAACTCGGCTTCCAGGTCAAGGAGATGCTGGGCGGCTTCGAGTACTGGGCGCGCGAGGGCTTCGCCTACGAGACCTGGGAGGGCACCCGCACCCGCGAGGCCGACCCGCTGACGGCACCCGTCGACGGGGACTGCGGCTGCTGACCGGCGGCCTGCGCACACCGGGAGCCCGGCACCCGCACCGAGCCCCGGCACCCCGGCACCGGGAGCCCGGCACCCCGGCATCCGCACCGAGCCGCGGCTCCCGGGCACCGGACCCCGGCACGTCTGCACCCGCACCGGGCCCCGGTGCTCCCGTGCCGGGAGCGCGCAGCCCGGGCCCGGGCGCGTCCGTCCGGCACGGGACGGA is a window from the Streptomyces zhihengii genome containing:
- a CDS encoding acyltransferase, with protein sequence MPTNRDTPASFGAWRRRVLARAVHRGWRWVQEAGSVTAEHPGRLRFRRLGHGTRLAFPQGTVFGEPWIELGSHCIIAEQVTLTAGMMPGLDLGPDPILTLGDGVVLGRGSHVIADTRVTIGSDTYCGPYVYITSTNHSYDDPGQPVGKQWPRAEPVEIGPGCWLGTGAVILPGARLGRNVVVAAGAVVRGEVPDHAVVAGAPARVVRSWDPVDGWRPPLRTPAPVPIPEGVTPEQLLALADLDEV
- a CDS encoding YbaK/EbsC family protein, which produces MRAPIGAFDDATPAPDRLDLLIEPVAAAVRDWHGDVPAEDLLHVDTDPAIADTAVFTEHYGRDLLDVSANCVIVAGKRAGETTTAACLVLSRTRVDVNGAVRRHLGARKASFASMEAATGGTGMEYGGITPIGLPAGWPLLVDAAVAATEWVLIGSGRRRGKLIVPGRTFEGLPGAVVVEGLGV
- a CDS encoding CoA-binding protein, coding for MYADDETIRRILTTTGDTWAVVGLSDNRSRAAYGVAQILQRFGKRVVPVHPKAATVHGEQGYASLADIPFPVDVVDVFVNSDLAGQVADEAVAAGAKAVWFQLGVVDPEAYARTREAGLDMVMDRCPAIEIPRLG
- a CDS encoding YigZ family protein gives rise to the protein MQDQYRTVAREGVHETEINRSRFLCSLAPAATEEEAQAFVARVRAQHPAATHNCFAYVVGADASVQRASDDGEPGGTAGVPMLQMLLRREVRYTAAVVTRYYGGVKLGAGGLIRAYGGVVGEALDTLGTVVRTRFRIVRVTVDHQRAGKVENDLRATGRDVRGVTYAGRVTIEVGLPDAEVDALRAHLADVTAGTAVVELGGEAYGDA
- a CDS encoding exonuclease SbcCD subunit D, which produces MRLLHTSDWHLGRSLHRVSMLDAQAAFLDHLVAAVHEHEADAVLVAGDVYDRAVPPLAAVELFDRALHRLAAAGVPTVMISGNHDSARRLGVGSGLIERAGIHLRTDPAGCATPVLLSDEHGPVACYGLPYLEPALVRERLGAERTAHEAVLAAAMERVREDLAGRAPGTRSVVLAHAFVAGGEESDSERDITVGGVAAVPAGVFHGVDYVALGHLHGAQTVTDRIRYSGSPLAYSFSEAAHRKTMWLIDLDARGEVTAERIDCPVPRPLARLHGTLGELLDDPRLARHETSFVEATLTDAVRPADPMARLAARFPHTLSLVFAPERAPEDGTASYAQRLSGRSDQQIAEDFVAHVRGGSGPDGDERAVLHGAFDDVRVDAGVREVAG
- a CDS encoding AAA family ATPase; amino-acid sequence: MRLHRMSVTAFGPFGATQEIDFDALSKAGLFLLHGPTGAGKTSVLDAVCFALYGAVPGARQSPGTSLRSDHAEVRTPTEVTLELTLGERRLEITRHPAQPRPKARGTGFVTERARSRLREYDSATGQWKALSTSHQEIGEEITQLIGMSREQFCQVVLLPQGDFARFLRADAEARGRLLGRLFDTRRFAAVEERLAELRRGAEQQVRTGDERLLAVAHRMEQAAAGSAGDWPAPDRQPGDPGLAGAVLQWAAVARAGAREERDVAEARADAAGERHTAARHALDAARERARLQQRYAETRRRADALEEARPRHDALAAETDRARRADRVLPALRLRDEAARAHRAALTGRERSRAGLPDDLAGADAERLTAREHALRGELGALESARRAERRSAEITRERAETDRQARADEDALHEASAWLDGWEARRGRHTARITAAQEAATRAEHLAGRLAPARDRLAAACERDELAARAERAEARLRTAHTGVNEARAHWLDLKERRLRGIAAEIASALEPGAPCAVCGSAEHPAPARAEAGHVDRAAEEAAYEASVRAEQTRAAAERELAVTRESHTTAALRARAPVPSGAAPGPAAPDGDDTKARLAPATAARSASGGSGIPHALGEADAGRMSGQDGMVRGRGASGGAEGDRAPATAARSACGASAVPHALGEADAGRMSGQDGMVRDRGASGGAEGDRAPATAARSASGASAVPHAFGEADAGQDPGAAEAAPDGTEARLAPAADAPDGGGDGVARSRVVAGEGRERAGVPGPREGDVDPAVDDLRAAVAELERRHAEAHRTAAGMHDAREALERGEREHRERLEARRAAERSIAARLSRREAIDQEQAAIEDELARARGGAASVADHAARLERRIGLLAAAAEALRQLGTAEQRLAEAGERLADAARDAGFATVDDAADAVLDERARREAEAGVESWRTEAAAVAERLAEDDARAAAGLPAAAPEAAAALAAAAERESREAAAALAAARERCAALDRLSAGAAEEVRGLGPLRERYDRVARLAGLTAGTSADNERKMRLESYVLAARLEQVAAAATVRLQRMSSGRYTLVHSDARAGGRRAGLGLHVVDAWTGRERDTATLSGGETFFASLALALGLADVVTDEAGGTRLDTLFVDEGFGSLDEQTLDEVLDVLDSLRERDRSVGIVSHVGDLRRRIPVQLEVVKDRSGSAVRLRTGDVLAD
- a CDS encoding Lrp/AsnC family transcriptional regulator, with the translated sequence MSGYSPDATDWRILGALQAQGRASFTELAKEVSMSASAVTERVRRLEEAGVIKGYTAVVDPERLGLPIMALVRLRYPTGNYKPFHDLLDTTPEIVEAHHVTGDDCFVLKVTARSMRHLEEVSGKIGGLGSVTTSVVYSSPLPSRAISR
- a CDS encoding rhodanese-like domain-containing protein is translated as MNSTRNTAAATVAPNPVLRVPPASPAAAAAYFGASLAFHADVSDVAAALASGGDPGFVVVDSRSTESWDQGHVPGAVHLPTALVPEQAEHLLDRSVPVVTYCWGPGCNGATRSALALAELGFQVKEMLGGFEYWAREGFAYETWEGTRTREADPLTAPVDGDCGC